The window ATGAGCAGATAGATCCAGCTATCATATGAAGTTTGAATGATTATAGTGAGAATGGATGAGCAGATAGATCCAGCTATCATATGAAGTTTGAATGATTATACTTGTctagaaattataaattttgtttgtTACTCCTGAAAATGGGGTAGATCCAGCCGGAGACGAGCTGAAcgatttttttattagaaaatttaagcagtttgaaaatgtttttgtcAACATGATTTCTACTGTTTGACTTCTATGCATTGACAGTGTAATTGAGACTGTGGGCGAGGGTGTGAATGGTTTTGTTGAAGGTGATATGGTCATCCCGATATTTGTATCAGAATGTGCTGAATGTGAGGATTGCAAATCAAATAAGAGCAATCTATGTTCAGTATATCCTTTCAAGGTCTCTCCATGGATGCACGACGGTTCTAGCAGATTTACCGATCTTAATGGAGAAACATTATATCATTTCTTATATGTGTCTAGTTTTATCGAGTACACAGTTGTGCATGTTGCTAACATCACTAGAGTAGATCCGGCAGTTCCTCCAAACCGGGCTTGCCTACTTAGTTGTGGTGTGTCAACAGGTATGCTGAATTTCAACTTTGTCAAACTGTTGAATATGAGATGAGGAAAATAAAATCAGAATAGCCCCTGCTAACATGCGTGGTAGTAGTCTATATGTCACAATGATAGCGCTTAGGCAGATTTGAGTTTGTGTTCCTATCACCATCTATATAACATGTAGCACAAAACATATGTCATATTCTAAGGTTGTTGTAAATACTAATACCGTACCTTTGGATTTGATTCTTGTGTTAAATTTTAGGTAAAGATGTTCAActcttttttgtattttttaaggtGTAGGAGCTGCCTGGAGATCTGCAAATGTTGAAGCAGGATCAACAGTGGCCATCTTTGGACTGGGATCAATAGGATTAGCTGTAAGAGAGTTTCCTTCTCTTGGTTCTTTTATGTTCCTTTTCGATCGAGTCAGGATAGTTTCAGACTTAGAATTACTCTGAAGGTTGCTGAGGGATCAAGATTATGTGGTGCGGGGAGAATCATAGGCATAGATGTGAAccccaaaaaatttgaaattggtAAGTCCATGCTCTTTAATATACTTTCTTAACTATGAATCGTGCGGAACTTCTAATAAACCAAATCAGCATACAGCTAAATCATTTGGTGTGACTGATTTTGTCTACTCGAGCAGCGGCAGTGACAAGCCCATAAGCCAGGTACGTTGTTAACTTAGCCCGAGTATATTATTCTTGTTTTCAGGGACTCCGATAACATCTACTTTGAGGAAAGAAACAAACTTAATGTTTTTGTATTGCTGCCTTAATCTTGTATTTTCTTTCTTAAGAAGTGATACAAATCTTACTCGTGAAATAATTTAAGACAAATTGTTGCTTTTGCTTCGCCAAGTGAGAATGAGCTAAATCTGCAAGTATATTgagttatttttctttttgtcGTATGTTTTCAGACGATAAACGAGATGACTGGTGGAGGAGCGGACTACTGCTTCGAATGTGTTGGGAAGGCATCGTTGGTTGAGGAAGCCTTTGCTTGTTGCCGAAAGGTTTCCTTTTACCCCAAACAACTTCTATGTCCCTTTTTAATGCCTTGATCAAATCCTCTTTTCCAGAGTTCTCATTTCACTTTCCTGCATCATATGTATCATGAACTGATACCACTTGACATGTATATGAGTAGGAGGAAGCAACTGCTATACATAGGCGTGTATATGTGTACCTATCTATGTATACATTTACAGATGTGTATATATTCGTgttgattatatttatattatttatgctGTGTCTATAAATGTTTGTCCATCATTCCCCACTGCATCTAACCAGCCCTCAAATTTTCAGGGATGGGGGAAGACGATTGTTGTCGGAGTTGACAAGCCAGGTGCACGAATCTCGNGATCCAAATGCAACAGTTGACACAGGTatatcactacaaaaaaaaaagggattAGCGACggccaaaaccgtcgctaaaagggtTAAGCGACGGTTTGGAAAACCGTAACAGGAGGCCGCGTCGCTATTTTGCAGCGACGGTTTTTCTGAACAAgcccgtcgctatttagcgacgggtaaaATATAAATCGTCGCGaatattaagcgacggttttaaataaCCGTCGCTTCATGAAAGCGACGGTTTCttactagcgacggtttttaagaacctgtcgctatatttagcgacggtgtttgaaataccgtcgctatagagtgacggttttttaaagaaccgtagcttaattaagctacggttttctgtaaaaaaaaaaattaaaagtcatcaaaaactacgcaaaatttcataaatacgaTAGAccacaaatattaaaattaaatattaaattttcgatataaaaaaattttaaaaatcttacttgcgcgaagatatgcagatccacgtaacgcTGAAAGATTACACCGACGAAcaaatctacgaaattaatacaaaaaaatgttagtacaaagtaaaaaaacgaaaatgcgaaaaaattgatagagttccgctaaaaagtaaaaaatccaaaaaagcGAAAACCGGCGTAACTTGTTCGTGAACTTCTATATATAAAGAATTATAGCGACAGTAGTTGAAAAACtcgtcgccattagcgacagtttttgacaaaccgtcgccgatttgaAAAACtcgtcgccattagcgacagtttttgacaaaccgtcgccgatctagatcggcgacggttacgCCCAactgtcgctattggcgacggcaacaaaaaccgtcgcctaTTGCGACGGAATAAATAAACCGTCGCCAAATaatgcgacggtttattattATACCGTCGCACATAGCGACGGGTATATAACCCGTCGCagcaaatagcgacggtgtcattaaaccgtcgctaatatagcgactgttattgtaaaactgtcgctataatAGCGACCGTTTGTGATTAACCGTCGCTTACTTTAGTAGACGACGGGTttatgaaaaaccgtcgctcatATAGCGACGGGTACCGTCGCTATattcgtcgctaatatagcgacggtttatcaaaaaccgtcgctaactatTGAaggcgacggtttataaaaaaccgtcgcaaaaatagcgacggttgatCAAAAACCATCGCTATAATAGCaacggtttataaaaaaccgtcgctattccaTCTGTTTTTTTGTAGTGTATCTAAAATATCCTCTGTAAATTTGGATATTTGACCACATTCGTTTTCCACCAACTAAGAATATTAAAATGTTGAGTTCGTGGCAATATAANtatacaagtttttgtcatatttgaATAATGGATTCAAcgtgtaaaaataaaatttagagttgtaaaatcaacattttataaATAGTAACAAAGATAATACATTTATTGGTAATTATAGCAAGAAGCTGACACGTCGTACAAACGTTACGAATTAATCTTAATAGCGTCAATTACGCGTAGTGAATCCCTTATAAATCCCACTCCAATCACTGGAACTAAATCAGTAAATCTCCTTTTGCATCTTGTCAAGTCCCCTACCATTTTCCACTTGAGTAAGAAAGGATTTTGAAAAATGACCGATTTCCACCACCACGACGAGAAGAAGAACGATGATATATCCGCCACTTACGCAGCCGTGAAGCTAGAGGAGAGTGCCGCGGTGGAGGTCGGCGATCG is drawn from Primulina huaijiensis isolate GDHJ02 unplaced genomic scaffold, ASM1229523v2 scaffold35813, whole genome shotgun sequence and contains these coding sequences:
- the LOC140968366 gene encoding alcohol dehydrogenase-like 7, whose translation is MVIPIFVSECAECEDCKSNKSNLCSVYPFKVSPWMHDGSSRFTDLNGETLYHFLYVSSFIEYTVVHVANITRVDPAVPPNRACLLSCGVSTGVGAAWRSANVEAGSTVAIFGLGSIGLAVAEGSRLCGAGRIIGIDVNPKKFEIAKSFGVTDFVYSSSGSDKPISQTINEMTGGGADYCFECVGKASLVEEAFACCRKGWGKTIVVGVDKPGARISXSKCNS